The Plodia interpunctella isolate USDA-ARS_2022_Savannah chromosome 11, ilPloInte3.2, whole genome shotgun sequence genome includes a window with the following:
- the LOC128673424 gene encoding uncharacterized protein LOC128673424 isoform X3, translating into MSKKIDTAKSALMTIEVDPSECPFREFRDNELHPDFWGLGPAANRAAMLLSKQVKPATDAAWVDDQTQPLPRSVRQYLHGWIRAEELALDRWEAEVLIFEDNNDGGRMSQIEIQLSHAQVLLRSSFCRRVMSACFMLERIEAFTVEHQWENFIFSLQPDGWRARYHIYSPGMKPGGGAQHRPGLSKNGCYLVRLFYLGAWRCIWVSDQVPVDATDSPLLPFSPLIIHTPKSGPKQVVTTVTAPYVHLWPLLLCKALLKLAAPDMNSDEGMDCAEDEPMSEFSVLHALTGSMQMIYRGLDAEGTWDLITQEVPTFAWDEDDDTMASTVKSKSTKKPLNKENSPVRKGSVASVLLEDTKNLQPYALPGITPAHEMDLLVTMARDLPLKKPLPEPEVSPWKYYRWIDWAKRHGLYDAYDCPRTRFLKVNGLLKLSHAPHLLDVGSTESIKKNREAGSKTNQFPMSQQMREELREWIHYNELIRYVKNISIIFYPSMYEFTSAASSPPIRVTKVPPNRAIDVAAPKCEPLYLQIDGPEVNTLRMSLNVMHPRILLNSGIPIVDYIEPGYMVLERFEWFKDCELPVAKGFIQTRGYDSIEVSFQPGRHFCRLWIHSRTNWHIMLLSESALLLGPRDLIQCASVRECPWAARFLSNLSAAFISWVRGPRSTTEFSNVDRDFYRSYQPDLEWDPEVVGYEKFMIHWMFRNALQAHLTKKLLPAEYHSVCSALRRYFCDPDFGFPPKPLPTRSLREIADLDPCDCLMPEMEEIEQGEEVEEQSQAGEAVSVVDSETMRILLSPPTPPIASNICELATEEVPCGVLKEERDKAIKRHEAATILQAHWRGTWARMCMNSSPMITADVMRIILESTFGNLESLSNLMNEFFSMYPGARYAYSVASALSGVYGLQQHTGITHVKPKCIWVPFFQGTFYCHSATKVHLDVTSTLPQSVVAIYDNDTGFQLPQVFHSHITFDVNPNTYGYSVLGHGALNQPHGSNADIHWQITVLCCTDGSFHVCDNDPEVCKELPLQSSTKLHIDEIFIPNRRNILGGVQISVSKHEIVSFRAAATAPELELEAVLRSATMDGEVLEISRCTGKGELYWPYIRLVPFPSHSNIAPIKKQKSYSQANLQSSVERPTVMSARSIKGVKGIKPSSAKNRSVNKFKVLPQEPKVYTIEVIAPEGWPLTLAQWKRVDEVRNSVEKVETAPKKPVKEKPSSAKDKAAPPPPAPVYQPQPDDAYVELECAYSTALGAVCKRDDERDQLFASTIKHWEANEPGRNLRGAQIRKDFRTDFLEALPPPPTESVHAMEEMRGEVGGEEEEDKQEQQQRQGPSPITESGMIEMSVETEEEARYLTLPDQLRDKFIPLYFLPFCTKEIDESESVVLTPDMAEAAKQDRHVRIEVALERMRELQLYNELYVLGRQKRRAKLLETLFLDSQWNPDLAQVMYERDDAIATETLNRTLSANKKKAEAKVKK; encoded by the exons atGTCAAAGAAGATCGATACGGCAAAGAGTGCGCTGATGACGATTGAAGTGGATCCCAGCGAGTGTCCCTTTAGGGAGTTCAGGGATAATGAACTACATCCCGATTTTTGGGGATTA GGCCCAGCGGCGAACAGAGCAGCAATGTTATTAAGCAAGCAAGTTAAGCCAGCGACAGATGCAGCCTGGGTGGACGACCAGACGCAGCCGTTACCAAGGTCTGTGCGGCAGTACCTTCACGGATGGATACGAGCCGAGGAGCTGGCTCTTGACAGATGGGAGGCGGAGGTCTTGATTTTTGAG GATAACAATGATGGCGGCAGGATGTCTCAAATTGAAATACAGTTGAGTCACGCACAAGTGTTACTGCGCTCGTCATTCTGCAGACGGGTGATGTCGGCGTGCTTCATGCTCGAGAGGATTGAAGCTTTCACG GTGGAACACCAATGGGAGAACTTTATCTTCAGCCTACAGCCAGATGGCTGGAGAGCCAGGTACCACATCTACTCACCTGGCATGAAGCCAGGTGGTGGAGCGCAACATCGACCCGGATTGTctaaaaatg GGTGCTACCTCGTCAGACTCTTCTACCTTGGAGCATGGCGCTGTATTTGGGTCAGTGATCAGGTGCCAGTGGATGCTACTGACTCCCCTCTGCTACCCTTCTCCCCCCTCATCATACACACCCCGAAATCTGGTCCCAAGCAGGTGGTTACTACAGTTACCGCTCCATACGTGCACCTGTGGCCTTTGTTATTGTGTAAG GCGCTGTTGAAACTGGCCGCGCCTGATATGAATTCGGATGAGGGGATGGACTGCGCTGAAGACGAGCCGATGTCAGAATTCAGCGTGCTCCACGCTTTGACTGGATCAATGCAAATGATTTATCGAGGACTTG ATGCCGAGGGGACGTGGGACCTCATCACGCAAGAAGTACCAACATTCGCCTGGGATGAAGACGACGACACCATGGCCAGCACTGTCAAGTCCAAAAGCACGAAGAAACCGTTGAACAAGGAAAATTCTCCTGTTAGA AAAGGGTCAGTCGCATCTGTACTTCTCGAAGACACTAAGAATCTCCAGCCATACGCCTTACCAGGCATAACTCCTGCACACGAAATGGATCTACTTGTCACCATGGCCAGAGATCTGCCACTGAAGAAACCACTTCCTGAACCTG AGGTCTCACCATGGAAGTATTACCGCTGGATTGACTGGGCTAAAAGGCATGGTCTGTATGATGCTTACGACTGCCCCAGGACGCGGTTCCTCAAAGTGAACGGCTTGTTGAAGCTGTCGCACGCCCCTCATCTGTTGGACGTTGGCAGTACGGAATCG ataaaaaaaaatagagaagCTGGCAGCAAGACGAATCAGTTTCCAATGAGTCAACAAATGCGAGAGGAGTTGAGGGAATGGATACATTATAATGAG CTGATACGTTACGTCAAAAACATcagcattattttttatccttcGATGTATGAGTTTACATCGGCAGCTAGTAGCCCTCCTATAAGAGTCACCAAAGTGCCTCCAAACCGAGCTATAGATGTTGCCGCACCAAAATGCGAACCTTTGTACCTTCAAATCGACGGACCAGAAGTCAATACACTAAGAATGTCACTGAACGTAATGCATCCAAGAATACTTCTCAATTCGGGAATACCTATAGTAGACTATATTGAGCCAGGTTACATGGTGTTGGAGAGGTTTGAATGGTTCAAAGATTGCGAATTGCCTGTAGCAAAAGGCTTTATACAGACACGGGGGTATGATAGCATTGAAGTTAGTTTCCAGCCAGGAAGACATTTTTGCAG GCTCTGGATCCATTCCCGTACCAATTGGCACATTATGCTGCTCAGCGAGTCGGCCCTTCTGCTAGGTCCTAGGGACCTGATCCAGTGCGCTTCGGTCAGAGAGTGCCCCTGGGCAGCCCGGTTCCTCTCCAACTTGTCAGCTGCGTTCATATCTTGGGTCCGAGGGCCAAGGTCTACTACAGAATTTTCGAATGTTGACAGGGACTTCTATAG atcgTACCAACCAGATCTGGAGTGGGACCCCGAAGTCGTGGGTTACGAGAAGTTTATGATACATTGGATGTTCCGCAATGCTTTGCAAGCTCACCTGACCAAGAAACTCCTGCCAGCGGAGTACCATTCCGTTTGCTCTGCCCTGAGGCGGTACTTTTGTGACCCTGACTTTGGGTTCCCACCGAAACCATTACCGACAAGGTCTTTAAGAGAAATTGCTGATCTGGATCCGTGTGACTGTCTTATGCCTGAAATGGAAGAAATTGAGCAAGGGGAAGAAGTTGAAGAACAG TCACAGGCAGGGGAAGCGGTTTCAGTAGTGGACTCAGAAACAATGCGAATACTTCTTTCCCCGCCCACACCACCAATTGCTTCCAATATTTGTGAGTTGGCAACAGAGGAAGTCCCATGTGGGGTCCTCAAAGAGGAACGGGACAAGGCCATCAAGCGTCATGAAGCTGCGACCATTCTGCAGGCTCATTGGAGAGGCACTTGGGCCAGGATGTGTATGAACAGTTCTCCCATGATAACTGCTGATGTTATGAGAATC atcCTAGAAAGCACCTTTGGAAATCTCGAGTCCTTATCGAATCTAATGAACGAATTCTTTTCAATGTACCCCGGCGCCAGATACGCATACTCGGTAGCTTCTGCTCTAAGTGGAGTATACGGGCTCCAACAACACACTGGAATCACTCACGTCAAACCTAAATGCATATGGGTGCCATTTTTTCAAGGAACCTTTTACTGCCATTCAGCTACTAAAGTCCACTTGGATGTCACGAGCACCCTACCTCAAAGTGTGGTAGCtatttatgataatgataCGGGATTTCAATTGCCACAAGTCTTCCACTCGCACATTACGTTTGATGTCAATCCCAATACTTACGG ATATTCTGTCTTGGGACATGGCGCGTTGAATCAACCACATGGATCAAACGCAGATATCCATTGGCAAATAACCGTTCTCTGTTGTACAGATGGCTCGTTCCATGTCTGTGACAATGATCCAGAAGTATGCAAAGAACTGCCCCTGCAATCCTCTACTAAGTTGCatattgatgaaatatttataccaaatagaaGGAATATATTGGGAGGTGTTCAGATTTCCGTATCTAAACATGAAATTGTTAGTTTTAGAGCTGCGGCTACTGCGCCGGAG TTGGAGTTAGAAGCAGTGCTACGCTCAGCTACAATGGACGGTGAAGTCTTAGAAATCAGTCGTTGCACAGGCAAAGGGGAGCTGTATTGGCCTTACATAAGACTAGTACCGTTCCCGTCCCACAGCAACATAGCACCAATCAAGAAACAGAAATCCTACTCTCAGGCTAACTTGCAG agTTCAGTAGAAAGGCCAACAGTAATGAGTGCTCGCTCCATCAAAGGGGTCAAAGGgattaaaccttcctctgcGAAAAACAGGTCTGTAAATAAG TTCAAGGTGCTGCCGCAAGAACCTAAAGTGTATACAATTGA AGTAATAGCACCTGAGGGTTGGCCACTCACCCTGGCTCAGTGGAAGAGGGTGGATGAAGTGCGCAACTCAGTGGAAAAAGTTGAAACGGCCCCGAAGAAGCCTGTAAAGGAAAAG CCATCGTCAGCCAAGGATAAAGCAGCTCCCCCGCCGCCAGCGCCGGTGTACCAACCGCAACCTGACGATGCCTACGTAGAACTGGAGTGTGCGTACTCGACTGCCCTCGGAGCTGTGTGCAAAAGAGACGACGAGAGAGATCAGCTCTTTGCATCCACAATCAAGCATTGGGAGGCTAACGAACCTGGCCGGAATTTGAGGGGAGCTCAAATCAG AAAAGACTTCCGAACCGATTTCTTGGAAGCATTGCCGCCGCCACCTACTGAGAGCGTACATGCCATGGAAGAAATGCGTGGAGAAGTTGGTggcgaagaagaagaagataaac aagaaCAACAACAAAGGCAAGGTCCTTCGCCGATAACTGAAAGTGGAA tgatCGAGATGTCGGTGGAAACAGAAGAAGAGGCAAGATATTTGACACTGCCAGATCAGCTCAGGGATAAATTCATACCTTTATATTTCTTGCCATTCTGCACGAAAGAGATAGACGAATCAGAAag TGTGGTGCTAACACCAGATATGGCCGAAGCAGCTAAGCAGGACCGCCATGTACGCATCGAAGTAGCTCTAGAACGCATGCGCGAGTTACAACTGTACAATGAGCTATACGTGCTAGGTAGACAGAAGCGCAGGGCCAAGTTATTGGAGACACTGTTTCTGG ATTCTCAATGGAACCCAGATCTAGCGCAGGTGATGTACGAAAGAGACGACGCTATAGCAACAGAGACACTCAATCGAACTCTCTCTGCTAACAAGAAGAAAGCAGAGGctaaagtgaaaaaataa
- the LOC128673424 gene encoding uncharacterized protein LOC128673424 isoform X2 yields the protein MSKKIDTAKSALMTIEVDPSECPFREFRDNELHPDFWGLGPAANRAAMLLSKQVKPATDAAWVDDQTQPLPRSVRQYLHGWIRAEELALDRWEAEVLIFEDNNDGGRMSQIEIQLSHAQVLLRSSFCRRVMSACFMLERIEAFTVEHQWENFIFSLQPDGWRARYHIYSPGMKPGGGAQHRPGLSKNGCYLVRLFYLGAWRCIWVSDQVPVDATDSPLLPFSPLIIHTPKSGPKQVVTTVTAPYVHLWPLLLCKALLKLAAPDMNSDEGMDCAEDEPMSEFSVLHALTGSMQMIYRGLDAEGTWDLITQEVPTFAWDEDDDTMASTVKSKSTKKPLNKENSPKGSVASVLLEDTKNLQPYALPGITPAHEMDLLVTMARDLPLKKPLPEPEVSPWKYYRWIDWAKRHGLYDAYDCPRTRFLKVNGLLKLSHAPHLLDVGSTESITFAFREQHEKTDPLEIKKNREAGSKTNQFPMSQQMREELREWIHYNELIRYVKNISIIFYPSMYEFTSAASSPPIRVTKVPPNRAIDVAAPKCEPLYLQIDGPEVNTLRMSLNVMHPRILLNSGIPIVDYIEPGYMVLERFEWFKDCELPVAKGFIQTRGYDSIEVSFQPGRHFCRLWIHSRTNWHIMLLSESALLLGPRDLIQCASVRECPWAARFLSNLSAAFISWVRGPRSTTEFSNVDRDFYRSYQPDLEWDPEVVGYEKFMIHWMFRNALQAHLTKKLLPAEYHSVCSALRRYFCDPDFGFPPKPLPTRSLREIADLDPCDCLMPEMEEIEQGEEVEEQSQAGEAVSVVDSETMRILLSPPTPPIASNICELATEEVPCGVLKEERDKAIKRHEAATILQAHWRGTWARMCMNSSPMITADVMRIILESTFGNLESLSNLMNEFFSMYPGARYAYSVASALSGVYGLQQHTGITHVKPKCIWVPFFQGTFYCHSATKVHLDVTSTLPQSVVAIYDNDTGFQLPQVFHSHITFDVNPNTYGYSVLGHGALNQPHGSNADIHWQITVLCCTDGSFHVCDNDPEVCKELPLQSSTKLHIDEIFIPNRRNILGGVQISVSKHEIVSFRAAATAPELELEAVLRSATMDGEVLEISRCTGKGELYWPYIRLVPFPSHSNIAPIKKQKSYSQANLQSSVERPTVMSARSIKGVKGIKPSSAKNRSVNKFKVLPQEPKVYTIEVIAPEGWPLTLAQWKRVDEVRNSVEKVETAPKKPVKEKPSSAKDKAAPPPPAPVYQPQPDDAYVELECAYSTALGAVCKRDDERDQLFASTIKHWEANEPGRNLRGAQIRKDFRTDFLEALPPPPTESVHAMEEMRGEVGGEEEEDKQEQQQRQGPSPITESGMIEMSVETEEEARYLTLPDQLRDKFIPLYFLPFCTKEIDESESVVLTPDMAEAAKQDRHVRIEVALERMRELQLYNELYVLGRQKRRAKLLETLFLDSQWNPDLAQVMYERDDAIATETLNRTLSANKKKAEAKVKK from the exons atGTCAAAGAAGATCGATACGGCAAAGAGTGCGCTGATGACGATTGAAGTGGATCCCAGCGAGTGTCCCTTTAGGGAGTTCAGGGATAATGAACTACATCCCGATTTTTGGGGATTA GGCCCAGCGGCGAACAGAGCAGCAATGTTATTAAGCAAGCAAGTTAAGCCAGCGACAGATGCAGCCTGGGTGGACGACCAGACGCAGCCGTTACCAAGGTCTGTGCGGCAGTACCTTCACGGATGGATACGAGCCGAGGAGCTGGCTCTTGACAGATGGGAGGCGGAGGTCTTGATTTTTGAG GATAACAATGATGGCGGCAGGATGTCTCAAATTGAAATACAGTTGAGTCACGCACAAGTGTTACTGCGCTCGTCATTCTGCAGACGGGTGATGTCGGCGTGCTTCATGCTCGAGAGGATTGAAGCTTTCACG GTGGAACACCAATGGGAGAACTTTATCTTCAGCCTACAGCCAGATGGCTGGAGAGCCAGGTACCACATCTACTCACCTGGCATGAAGCCAGGTGGTGGAGCGCAACATCGACCCGGATTGTctaaaaatg GGTGCTACCTCGTCAGACTCTTCTACCTTGGAGCATGGCGCTGTATTTGGGTCAGTGATCAGGTGCCAGTGGATGCTACTGACTCCCCTCTGCTACCCTTCTCCCCCCTCATCATACACACCCCGAAATCTGGTCCCAAGCAGGTGGTTACTACAGTTACCGCTCCATACGTGCACCTGTGGCCTTTGTTATTGTGTAAG GCGCTGTTGAAACTGGCCGCGCCTGATATGAATTCGGATGAGGGGATGGACTGCGCTGAAGACGAGCCGATGTCAGAATTCAGCGTGCTCCACGCTTTGACTGGATCAATGCAAATGATTTATCGAGGACTTG ATGCCGAGGGGACGTGGGACCTCATCACGCAAGAAGTACCAACATTCGCCTGGGATGAAGACGACGACACCATGGCCAGCACTGTCAAGTCCAAAAGCACGAAGAAACCGTTGAACAAGGAAAATTCTCCT AAAGGGTCAGTCGCATCTGTACTTCTCGAAGACACTAAGAATCTCCAGCCATACGCCTTACCAGGCATAACTCCTGCACACGAAATGGATCTACTTGTCACCATGGCCAGAGATCTGCCACTGAAGAAACCACTTCCTGAACCTG AGGTCTCACCATGGAAGTATTACCGCTGGATTGACTGGGCTAAAAGGCATGGTCTGTATGATGCTTACGACTGCCCCAGGACGCGGTTCCTCAAAGTGAACGGCTTGTTGAAGCTGTCGCACGCCCCTCATCTGTTGGACGTTGGCAGTACGGAATCG ataaCCTTTGCATTTAGAGAACAACACGAGAAAACCGATCCACTGgag ataaaaaaaaatagagaagCTGGCAGCAAGACGAATCAGTTTCCAATGAGTCAACAAATGCGAGAGGAGTTGAGGGAATGGATACATTATAATGAG CTGATACGTTACGTCAAAAACATcagcattattttttatccttcGATGTATGAGTTTACATCGGCAGCTAGTAGCCCTCCTATAAGAGTCACCAAAGTGCCTCCAAACCGAGCTATAGATGTTGCCGCACCAAAATGCGAACCTTTGTACCTTCAAATCGACGGACCAGAAGTCAATACACTAAGAATGTCACTGAACGTAATGCATCCAAGAATACTTCTCAATTCGGGAATACCTATAGTAGACTATATTGAGCCAGGTTACATGGTGTTGGAGAGGTTTGAATGGTTCAAAGATTGCGAATTGCCTGTAGCAAAAGGCTTTATACAGACACGGGGGTATGATAGCATTGAAGTTAGTTTCCAGCCAGGAAGACATTTTTGCAG GCTCTGGATCCATTCCCGTACCAATTGGCACATTATGCTGCTCAGCGAGTCGGCCCTTCTGCTAGGTCCTAGGGACCTGATCCAGTGCGCTTCGGTCAGAGAGTGCCCCTGGGCAGCCCGGTTCCTCTCCAACTTGTCAGCTGCGTTCATATCTTGGGTCCGAGGGCCAAGGTCTACTACAGAATTTTCGAATGTTGACAGGGACTTCTATAG atcgTACCAACCAGATCTGGAGTGGGACCCCGAAGTCGTGGGTTACGAGAAGTTTATGATACATTGGATGTTCCGCAATGCTTTGCAAGCTCACCTGACCAAGAAACTCCTGCCAGCGGAGTACCATTCCGTTTGCTCTGCCCTGAGGCGGTACTTTTGTGACCCTGACTTTGGGTTCCCACCGAAACCATTACCGACAAGGTCTTTAAGAGAAATTGCTGATCTGGATCCGTGTGACTGTCTTATGCCTGAAATGGAAGAAATTGAGCAAGGGGAAGAAGTTGAAGAACAG TCACAGGCAGGGGAAGCGGTTTCAGTAGTGGACTCAGAAACAATGCGAATACTTCTTTCCCCGCCCACACCACCAATTGCTTCCAATATTTGTGAGTTGGCAACAGAGGAAGTCCCATGTGGGGTCCTCAAAGAGGAACGGGACAAGGCCATCAAGCGTCATGAAGCTGCGACCATTCTGCAGGCTCATTGGAGAGGCACTTGGGCCAGGATGTGTATGAACAGTTCTCCCATGATAACTGCTGATGTTATGAGAATC atcCTAGAAAGCACCTTTGGAAATCTCGAGTCCTTATCGAATCTAATGAACGAATTCTTTTCAATGTACCCCGGCGCCAGATACGCATACTCGGTAGCTTCTGCTCTAAGTGGAGTATACGGGCTCCAACAACACACTGGAATCACTCACGTCAAACCTAAATGCATATGGGTGCCATTTTTTCAAGGAACCTTTTACTGCCATTCAGCTACTAAAGTCCACTTGGATGTCACGAGCACCCTACCTCAAAGTGTGGTAGCtatttatgataatgataCGGGATTTCAATTGCCACAAGTCTTCCACTCGCACATTACGTTTGATGTCAATCCCAATACTTACGG ATATTCTGTCTTGGGACATGGCGCGTTGAATCAACCACATGGATCAAACGCAGATATCCATTGGCAAATAACCGTTCTCTGTTGTACAGATGGCTCGTTCCATGTCTGTGACAATGATCCAGAAGTATGCAAAGAACTGCCCCTGCAATCCTCTACTAAGTTGCatattgatgaaatatttataccaaatagaaGGAATATATTGGGAGGTGTTCAGATTTCCGTATCTAAACATGAAATTGTTAGTTTTAGAGCTGCGGCTACTGCGCCGGAG TTGGAGTTAGAAGCAGTGCTACGCTCAGCTACAATGGACGGTGAAGTCTTAGAAATCAGTCGTTGCACAGGCAAAGGGGAGCTGTATTGGCCTTACATAAGACTAGTACCGTTCCCGTCCCACAGCAACATAGCACCAATCAAGAAACAGAAATCCTACTCTCAGGCTAACTTGCAG agTTCAGTAGAAAGGCCAACAGTAATGAGTGCTCGCTCCATCAAAGGGGTCAAAGGgattaaaccttcctctgcGAAAAACAGGTCTGTAAATAAG TTCAAGGTGCTGCCGCAAGAACCTAAAGTGTATACAATTGA AGTAATAGCACCTGAGGGTTGGCCACTCACCCTGGCTCAGTGGAAGAGGGTGGATGAAGTGCGCAACTCAGTGGAAAAAGTTGAAACGGCCCCGAAGAAGCCTGTAAAGGAAAAG CCATCGTCAGCCAAGGATAAAGCAGCTCCCCCGCCGCCAGCGCCGGTGTACCAACCGCAACCTGACGATGCCTACGTAGAACTGGAGTGTGCGTACTCGACTGCCCTCGGAGCTGTGTGCAAAAGAGACGACGAGAGAGATCAGCTCTTTGCATCCACAATCAAGCATTGGGAGGCTAACGAACCTGGCCGGAATTTGAGGGGAGCTCAAATCAG AAAAGACTTCCGAACCGATTTCTTGGAAGCATTGCCGCCGCCACCTACTGAGAGCGTACATGCCATGGAAGAAATGCGTGGAGAAGTTGGTggcgaagaagaagaagataaac aagaaCAACAACAAAGGCAAGGTCCTTCGCCGATAACTGAAAGTGGAA tgatCGAGATGTCGGTGGAAACAGAAGAAGAGGCAAGATATTTGACACTGCCAGATCAGCTCAGGGATAAATTCATACCTTTATATTTCTTGCCATTCTGCACGAAAGAGATAGACGAATCAGAAag TGTGGTGCTAACACCAGATATGGCCGAAGCAGCTAAGCAGGACCGCCATGTACGCATCGAAGTAGCTCTAGAACGCATGCGCGAGTTACAACTGTACAATGAGCTATACGTGCTAGGTAGACAGAAGCGCAGGGCCAAGTTATTGGAGACACTGTTTCTGG ATTCTCAATGGAACCCAGATCTAGCGCAGGTGATGTACGAAAGAGACGACGCTATAGCAACAGAGACACTCAATCGAACTCTCTCTGCTAACAAGAAGAAAGCAGAGGctaaagtgaaaaaataa